Proteins encoded together in one Epinephelus moara isolate mb chromosome 2, YSFRI_EMoa_1.0, whole genome shotgun sequence window:
- the c18h3orf33 gene encoding protein C3orf33 homolog isoform X1 has translation MHRENVNNMPETSRETETDEGTRDRQQGHQSSPNIVSLISQIADDNLTLVRNISTGLAVAGVIIIARSIKLITKFQAASEIPARFIERNVSLRGKVHSITDRGIEVEHVPIYLPVLTPLLLKHKGVCTSPMLVHLAGVELTPEGRVWLQKNLAPSQTVWLKLISRDNDMLHCLVSQSRQGSMWSYCMNEEVLRQGLARTAPVVGIQPDSRLYWRLHKRLHRAEVKAEKRGRGLWKQDSLWERASRAVRDSTLFRLMRRIFKRT, from the exons ATGCACCGAGAAAATGTCAACAACATGCCGGAGACTTCCAGAGAAACAGAAACTGACGAGGGGACGAGGGACAGACAGCAAGGACACCAGTCGTCTCCTAACATCGTGTCCTTAATATCTCAGATCGCAGATGATAATTTAACTCTTGTGCGG AACATAAGCACCGGACTGGCGGTTGCTGGTGTGATTATAATAGCAAGGAGTATCAAACTG ATCACCAAGTTTCAAGCTGCATCTGAGATCCCTGCTCGTTTTATTGAGAGGAACGTCAGCCTCCGCGGGAAAGTTCATTCAATCACAGACAGAGGAATTGAAGTGGAGCATGTCCCGATTTATCTGCCAGTGCTCACTCCGCTACTTTTGAAACACAAAG GTGTGTGCACGTCCCCGATGCTGGTGCATCTTGCAGGAGTGGAGCTGACTCCAGAGGGCAGGGTATGGCTGCAGAAGAATCTGGCTCCCTCCCAAACAGTCTGGCTAAAACTAATCAGCCGAGATAACGACATGCTACACTGTTTGGTGTCTCAAAGCAGG CAGGGGTCGATGTGGAGCTACTGTATGAATGAAGAGGTCCTCAGGCAGGGTCTGGCCCGCACCGCCCCTGTGGTGGGGATACAGCCGGACTCTCGCCTCTACTGGCGTCTCCACAAACGGCTGCACAGGGCAGAGGTCAAAGCTGAGAAGAGGGGGCGGGGACTGTGGAAGCAAGACAGCCTATGGGAGAGGGCCTCCAGGGCTGTCAGGGACAGCACTTTGTTCAGACTGATGAGGAGGATCTTTAAGAGGACTTGA
- the c18h3orf33 gene encoding protein C3orf33 homolog isoform X2: MHRENVNNMPETSRETETDEGTRDRQQGHQSSPNIVSLISQIADDNLTLVRNISTGLAVAGVIIIARSIKLITKFQAASEIPARFIERNVSLRGKVHSITDRGIEVEHVPIYLPVLTPLLLKHKGVCTSPMLVHLAGVELTPEGRVWLQKNLAPSQTVWLKLISRDNDMLHCLVSQSRGSMWSYCMNEEVLRQGLARTAPVVGIQPDSRLYWRLHKRLHRAEVKAEKRGRGLWKQDSLWERASRAVRDSTLFRLMRRIFKRT, from the exons ATGCACCGAGAAAATGTCAACAACATGCCGGAGACTTCCAGAGAAACAGAAACTGACGAGGGGACGAGGGACAGACAGCAAGGACACCAGTCGTCTCCTAACATCGTGTCCTTAATATCTCAGATCGCAGATGATAATTTAACTCTTGTGCGG AACATAAGCACCGGACTGGCGGTTGCTGGTGTGATTATAATAGCAAGGAGTATCAAACTG ATCACCAAGTTTCAAGCTGCATCTGAGATCCCTGCTCGTTTTATTGAGAGGAACGTCAGCCTCCGCGGGAAAGTTCATTCAATCACAGACAGAGGAATTGAAGTGGAGCATGTCCCGATTTATCTGCCAGTGCTCACTCCGCTACTTTTGAAACACAAAG GTGTGTGCACGTCCCCGATGCTGGTGCATCTTGCAGGAGTGGAGCTGACTCCAGAGGGCAGGGTATGGCTGCAGAAGAATCTGGCTCCCTCCCAAACAGTCTGGCTAAAACTAATCAGCCGAGATAACGACATGCTACACTGTTTGGTGTCTCAAAGCAGG GGGTCGATGTGGAGCTACTGTATGAATGAAGAGGTCCTCAGGCAGGGTCTGGCCCGCACCGCCCCTGTGGTGGGGATACAGCCGGACTCTCGCCTCTACTGGCGTCTCCACAAACGGCTGCACAGGGCAGAGGTCAAAGCTGAGAAGAGGGGGCGGGGACTGTGGAAGCAAGACAGCCTATGGGAGAGGGCCTCCAGGGCTGTCAGGGACAGCACTTTGTTCAGACTGATGAGGAGGATCTTTAAGAGGACTTGA
- the LOC126402619 gene encoding mediator of RNA polymerase II transcription subunit 13-like produces MSSCFVPNGASLEDCHSNLFCLADLTGIKWRRFVWQGPTSSPILFPVTEEDPILCSFSRCLAADVLSVWRRHHTPGRRELWLFWWGDDPSFAELIHNELSSEEDGEWESGLSYECRTLLFKAIHNLLERCLMNRGFVRIGKWFVKPYQKEEKTINKSEHLSCAFTFFVHGDSNVCTSVEIAQHQPLQRLSEEHLSLAQQSSSPLQVILSPYGLNGTLTGQAFKMSDHPTQKLIEEWRQFYPISPNPKEVQEDKMEDTDWEDDSLAAVEVLVAGVRMVYPSCLVLLPLSDLPAVVPQGSANTSGSLCGAQQGQAAHRDPAMSSVTLTPPTSPEEAQTDYQPAQRWLKLSSASDGYSSNNTLHGGKIPRRLASQMVESVWQEYNINRTGNKRKFTTLTNGTCEEEADKTGLWDFVECTHRPHCSCSRHKNQKQRSSSTSGHPPSSGQPAQPAPKHKLGEKLEKGEKQQKRPQTPFHHRNSVSEEQSLEPQTQRLCLRSQEEGSYPSLHHVDTVPSKAPTLHTHGPPTDLVGSPPPPPLSPHPCDHVEGDMTPGGIKNSSTPIHQPFYPPSVEPCLLPQKGSSEEPQLENMPMPLPFPTAYSETLEPTIFVGSAINPNEDSTHNPWKYFNLPRKKASNFATPLLPVDKIREDSGGGGGTESVVSVTELMSGSTQPLKVSQELVKTYAQRRNSHLASATGDGEHSEEPDPYAFVEGDEEFSFTEKKDKPGSEREGNKKHKVDEGSGTADDGQGPSGSKPSASTSLIHENDLAVSYSDLDKIFNSDEDELAPGSKRAGVGTEDKFGCKDTKATALDPLSCISSADLHQMFPTPPSLEQQGYSPMNSGSKDSLEAGAGLTLLDGSQLNSHFKMEVEEGFCSPKPSEIKDFSFVYKPEACQLLIGCSMYAPLKMLPSQCLLPVKLPEDCVYTPSWTMGKMELIPPVTNVNLLTKDSNVPSVEPDYSQTYTPQTHTPFMSSSAPPSNSGTGILPSPATPRFSVPTPRTPRTPRTPRGPSSVQGSLKYDNSDLYSPASTASTCRPLSSVEPATVPSIPEAHSLYVTLILSESVMNLFKDCNFDSCCVCVCNMNIRGADVGVYLKDNGEAQYPCTCGFSAVTNRRFGQSAGLFLEDELDVVVRGSDASRDTERCFEELRASTAHKAGSLTEKPPDELILLLQDQCTNPFAPMAGVEYPKQGSAPSSFLRVEERDCYNDCYMALEHGRQFMDNMSGGKVDETLVKSTCLHQWPKCKSADMSKLFSQDVLRVLLSLQPVLQDTIQKKRSVRSWGVQGPLTWQQFHKMAGRGSYGTDESPEPLPIPTFLVGYEYDFVVLSPFGLPYWEKLLLDPFGSQRDVGYVVICPENEALLRGAKTFFKDLSAMYEACQLGQHRPICKSHPEGVLKVGTTEGRNMTEQPLSDWFLKMAAREGNNEAFNKLKLFAQVCRYDLAPYLSEQSLDGSLLSQRSAVVASSSSQTSSSSSTSSGPQSTNTTSSSTSSAQPVQVNSTPPSSSSGSQTIGGMASAKPSSYSPFGTAGLQGSTSQNGPQSNPQGAGGLAENGPSANQQQGPTETPESTMERDKVGKPTDGESHAVSYPPAIVVYIIDPFSYEDADREVHSSAYTLGLLRCYIEMLQFLPARIRNAVSVQIVPCQYLLQPVRSGERHLYGQHLKSLAFSVFTQCRRPLPNSTNFKALTGFGPGLAIDMALKNPERPECLRLYTPPFILAPVKDKQTELGETFGEASQKYNVLFVGYCLSHDQRWLLASCTDQHGELLETCIISIDVPNRARRKKGSARRVGLQKLWEWCLGLVQVTSLPWRVVIGRLGRMGHGELRDWSILLSRRNLQSLSKRLKETCRLCGISAADTPSILSACLVAMEPQGSFVIMPDSVSTGSVFGRSTTLNMQTSQLSTPQDTSCTHILVFPTSAMVQVNTNTSEPIDINFNPINPDGSDGMGIFDLFDNDMVDPDLINILPNSPTTSPVHSPGSHYHQGGDGSKGQSADRMESHEEALNILQQPMALGYFVSTAKAGPLPDWFWSACPQAQNQCPLFLKASLHLHVSSVQSDELLHSKHSHPLDSNHTSDVLRFVLEQYNALSWLTCDPATQDRRSCLPVHFVVLTQMYNFIMNML; encoded by the exons ATGAGTTCGTGCTTTGTACCAAACGGGGCCAGTTTGGAGGACTGCCACTCCAACCTCTTCTGCCTG GCTGATTTGACTGGAATAAAATGGCGGCGTTTTGTGTGGCAAGGACCCACCTCTTCGCCCATCCTTTTCCCCGTGACCGAGGAGGACCCTATCTTGTGTAGTTTCAGCCGATGCTTGGCGGCAGATGTGCTGAGCGTGTGGAGAAGGCACCACACCCCTGGGCGCAGAGAGCTCTGGCTTTTCTGGTGGGGGGATGACCCCAGTTTCGCCGAGCTTATCCACAATGAGCTCTCGA GTGAGGAGGACGGTGAGTGGGAGAGTGGCCTGTCCTACGAGTGTCGAACGCTCCTGTTCAAAGCCATCCACAACCTGTTGGAGCGGTGTCTCATGAACCGCGGCTTTGTTCGTATCGGCAAGTGGTTTGTTAAGCCATAccagaaggaggagaagaccATTAATAAGAG CGAGCACCTGTCTTGTGCATTCACCTTCTTCGTGCACGGCGACAGCAACGTGTGCACGAGTGTGGAGATCGCTCAACATCAGCCTCTACAGCGACTGAGTGAGGAGCATCTCAGCCTCGCCCAGCAGAGCTCCAGCCCTTTGCAAG TCATCCTGAGCCCATACGGCTTGAACGGGACCCTCACTGGTCAggcttttaaaatgtcagaccACCCCACTCAGAAGCTCATCGAAGAGTGGAGGCAGTTTTATCCCATCAGCCCAAATCCCAAGGAGGTCCAGGAAGACAAGATGGAGGACACGGACTGGGAGGACGACTCTCTGGCAGCTGTGGAGGTCCTCGTTG CGGGAGTGAGGATGGTTTACCCTTCCTGCCTGGTGCTTCTCCCCCTGTCGGACCTCCCTGCTGTGGTCCCTCAGGGCTCAGCCAACACCTCAGGAAGCCTGTGTGGTGCTCAGCAGGGCCAGGCTGCTCACAGAGATCCTGCCATGTCCTCCGTCACTCTGACTCCTCCAACATCACCAGAGGAGGCTCAGACTG ATTATCAGCCTGCCCAGAGGTGGCTCAAGTTGTCCTCTGCATCAGATGGCTACAGCTCTAACAACACTCTTCACGGGGGTAAAATCCCTCGCAGGCTGGCCAGCCAGATGGTGGAGTCTGTGTGGCAGGAGTATAACATTAACCGTACAGGGAACAA GAGGAAGTTTACTACCTTGACCAATGGGACCTGTGAGGAGGAGGCGGACAAAACTGGACTTTGGGATTTTGTGGAGTGTACTCACAGGCCACATTGCAGCTGCTCGAG aCATAAGAATCAGAAACAGCGATCCAGCAGCACCTCAGGACACCCACCCTCATCAGGCCAACCTGCGCAGCCGGCCCCCAAACACAAGCTGGGCGAGAAGCTGGAAAAGGGGGAGAAGCAGCAGAAGAGGCCGCAAACGCCTTTTCACCACCGCAACTCTGTGAGCGAGGAGCAGTCCCTGGAGCCACAGACCCAGAGGCTCTGTTTAAGATCACAGGAGGAGGGCTCGTATCCCAGCCTGCACCATGTGGACACAGTGCCCTCCAAAGCCCCCACGTTGCACACACACGGCCCCCCCACAGACCTCGTCGGATCTCcgcctccccctcccctcagcCCACATCCCTGCGATCATGTAGAGGGCGACATGACTCCAGGTGGCATAAAAAACTCGTCTACGCCCATTCACCAACCGTTCTACCCGCCGTCGGTCGAGCCCTGTCTGCTGCCACAGAAGGGCTCATCTGAGGAGCCTCAGCTGGAGAACATGCCTATGCCTCTGCCCTTCCCCACCGCCTACAGTGAAACCTTAGAACCCACCATCTTCGTGGGTTCAGCCATCAACCCCAATGAAGACTCCACCCACAACCCTTGGAAGTATTTTAACCTGCCCAGGAAGAAGGCTTCCAACTTTGCGACGCCCTTGCTACCTGTGGATAAAATACGAGAAGATTCTGGGGGAGGTGGCGGAACAGAAAGTGTAGTGTCTGTCACTGA GTTGATGTCAGGCTCCACACAGCCCCTCAAGGTGTCCCAGGAGCTGGTGAAGACCTACGCTCAGCGGAGAAACAGCCATCTCGCCTCCGCCACAGGAGATGGAGAACACAGCGAGGAGCCAGACCCTTACGCCTTCGTAGAGGGAGACGAGGAGTTCAGCTTCACCGAGAAGAAGGACAAGCCTGGATCTGAGAGAGAGGGCAACAAGAAACACAAG GTGGACGAAGGAAGTGGAACAGCAGACG ATGGTCAGGGTCCGTCGGGCAGTAAACCTTCAGCCTCCACCAGCCTTATCCATGAGAACGACTTGGCTGTGTCCTACAGCGACCTGGATAAAATCTTCAATTCGGATGAAGATGAGCTAGCG CCTGGATCCAAAAGAGCAGGAGTTGGTACAGAGGACAAGTTTGGCTGTAAAGACACCAAAGCAACCGCATTGGATCCCCTGTCTTGCATAA GCTCAGCAGACCTGCACCAGATGTTTCCCACCCCGCCCTCCCTGGAGCAGCAGGGTTACTCTCCTATGAACTCGGGCAGTAAGGATAGCCTGGAAGCAGGGGCAGGCCTCACCCTGTTGGATGGCAGCCAGCTGAACAGCCACTTCaagatggaggtggaggagggattCTGCAGCCCAAAGCCATCAGAAATAAAG gACTTCTCCTTCGTATACAAGCCTGAGGCATGCCAGTTGTTAATTGGCTGTTCAATGTACGCACCCCTGAAGATGCTACCCAGCCAGTGTCTGCTGCCTGTCAAACTGCCAGAAGACTGTGTGTACACGCCCAGCTGGACCATGGGCAAAATGGAGCTGATACCCCCGGTGACAAATGTCAACCTCCTCACCAAAGACAG TAACGTCCCCAGTGTGGAGCCAGACTACAGCCAGACCTACACCCCTCAGACCCACACGCCCTTCATGTCCAGCAGTGCTCCTCCAAGCAACAGTGGCACGGGCATCCTGCCCTCCCCAGCCACGCCACGGTTCTCCGTACCCACGCCTCGCACACCTCGGACTCCACGGACTCCCCGCGGCCCGTCGAGTGTCCAAGGCTCGCTCAAGTACGACAACTCTGACCTTTACTCCCCTGCCTCCACTGCCTCCACCTGTCGACCACTCAGCTCCGTTGAGCCGGCTACCGTACCTTCCATCCCCGAGGCTCACAGTCTCTACGTCACCCTCATTCTCTCCGAGTCAGTCATGAACCTCTTCAAGGACTGCAACTTTGACAGTtgctgcgtgtgtgtctgcAACATGAACATCAGAGGAGCAGATGTAGGCGTGTACCTCAAGGACAACGGCGAGGCCCAGTACCCCTGCACTTGTGGCTTCAGCGCCGTCACCAACCGACGCTTTGGCCAGTCAGCCGGGCTGTTTTTGGAGGACGAGCTGGACGTGGTGGTACGGGGCTCAGACGCCAGTCGGGACACTGAGCGGTGTTTCGAAGAGCTGAGAGCTTCCACAGCGCACAAGGCCGGCAGCTTGACGGAGAAACCTCCAGATGAGCTAATCCTGTTGCTGCAGGACCAGTGCACCAACCCATTCGCCCCGATGGCAGGCGTGGAGTACCCCAAGCAGGGCTCAGCACCCAGTTCATTTCTgagggtggaggagagagaCTGTTATAATGACTGCTACATGGCACTGGAGCACGGCAGGCAGTTCATGGACAATATGTCAGGAGGCAAAGTAGATGAAACACTAGTGAAAAGCACCTGTCTTCATCAGTGGccaaaatgcaaat CAGCAGATATGAGCAAGCTTTTCTCTCAGGATGTCCTGCGGGTGTTGTTGTCCCTGCAGCCTGTGCTGCAGGACACCATTCAGAAGAAGAGGAGTGTGCGCTCCTGGGGCGTTCAAGGACCGCTCACTTGGCAACAGTTCCACAAAATGGCTGGGAGGGGATCATATG GTACAGATGAGTCTCCTGAGCCTCTGCCCATCCCCACCTTTCTGGTTGGCTATGAGTATGATTTTGTGGTGCTGTCTCCTTTTGGGTTGCCCTACTGGGAGAAGCTTCTCCTGGATCCTTTTGGTTCCCAGAGAGATGTGGGATATGTCGTCATCTGCCCAGAAAATGAAGCTCTGCTACGCGGAGCAAAGACGTTCTTCAAAGATCTTAGTGCTATGTATGAG GCATGCCAGCTTGGGCAACACAGGCCCATCTGTAAGAGTCACCCAGAGGGCGTATTGAAGGTCGGCACCACAGAAGGCAGAAACATGACAGAGCAGCCCCTTAGCGACTGGTTCCTTAAGATGGCTGCCAGAGAGGGAAACAATGAAGCCTTTAATAAGCTCAAACTCTTTGCTCAAGTGTGCCGCTATGATCTAG CTCCCTACCTGTCAGAACAGTCTTTGGATGGCTCTCTACTCTCCCAGCGCAGCGCTGTCGtggcctcttcctcctcccagaCCTCCAGCTCTTCCAGCACCTCCTCAGGACCCCAGAGCACCAACACTACCAGCTCCAGCACCAGCTCTGCCCAGCCTGTCCAGGTCAACagcacccctccctcctcctcctcaggctccCAGACTATCGGGGGAATGGCCTCAGCCAAGCCAAGCTCCTACTCGCCGTTTGGGACGGCAGGCTTGCAGGGCAGCACGTCCCAGAATGGACCCCAGTCAAACCCACAGGGTGCGGGAGGGCTGGCAGAAAACGGACCCTCAGCCAACCAGCAGCAAGGGCCCACTGAGACGCCAGAGAG CACAATGGAGAGAGACAAAGTTGGGAAGCCAACAGACGGAGAGTCCCACGCTGTGTCTTACCCACCTGCCATCGTGGTGTATATCATCGACCCCTTCAGCTACGAAGACGCAGACAGAGAGGTCCACTCCAGCGCATACACACTGGGCCTGCTGCGCTGCTACATAGAGATGCTCCAGTTCCTACCTGCTCGCATCAGAAACGCTGTCTCAGTACAG ATTGTTCCCTGCCAGTATCTGCTGCAGCCGGTGCGCAGCGGAGAGCGTCACCTCTACGGCCAGCACCTCAAGTCGCTGGCCTTCTCAGTTTTCACTCAGTGTCGTCGGCCTCTGCCCAACTCCACCAACTTCAAGGCTCTCACAGGCTTTGGCCCTGGTCTTGCCATCGACATGGCACTCAAGAACCCTGAG AGGCCTGAGTGTTTGCGTCTGTACACGCCGCCCTTCATTCTGGCTCCGGTGAAAGACAAGCAGACGGAGCTCGGGGAGACGTTTGGCGAGGCCTCCCAGAAGTACAACGTCCTGTTTGTCGGATACTGTCTGTCCCATGACCAGCGCTGGCTGCTGGCCTCCTGCACAGACCAGCACGGAGAACTGCTGGAGACCTGTATCATTAGTATTGATGTACCCAACAG GGCTCGCAGGAAAAAGGGCTCAGCCAGGCGAGTGGGTTTGCAGAAGCTGTGGGAGTGGTGTCTCGGCTTGGTGCAGGTGACGTCACTGCCGTGGAGAGTGGTCATCGGGCGGCTTGGTAGAATGGGTCACGGCGAGCTgagag ACTGGAGTATCCTGCTGAGCAGGAGGAACTTGCAGTCTCTCAGCAAACGTCTGAAGGAGACATGTCGGCTGTGTGGCATCTCTGCTGCTGACACTCCTAGCATCCTTAGCGCCTGTCTGGTTGCCATGGAGCCCCAGGGTTCCTTTGTCATCATGccag ATTCGGTATCAACAGGTTCAGTGTTCGGTCGCAGCACCACACTCAACATGCAGACGTCGCAGCTGAGCACTCCTCAGGACACATCCTGCACACACATCCTGGTGTTTCCCACCTCAGCCATGGTGCAGGTCAACACTAACACTTCAGAGCCCATTGACATCAACTTCAATCCCATAAATCCTG ATGGATCTGATGGAATGGGCATCTTTGACCTGTTTGACAACGACATGGTAGATCCAGACCTCATCAACATCCTGCCCAACTCCCCCACAACTTCGCCTGTTCACTCTCCAGGCTCCCACTACCACCAGGGGGGAGATGGAAGCAAG GGTCAGAGTGCAGACCGTATGGAGTCCCACGAGGAGGCTCTGAACATCCTGCAGCAGCCGATGGCTCTGGGCTACTTCGTCTCCACAGCCAAGGCTGGACCACTGCCTGACTGGTTCTGGTCAGCCTGCCCTCAAGCCCAGAACCAGTGCCCACTCTTCCTCAAG GCCTCTCTGCACCTGCACGTGTCTTCTGTCCAATCAGACGAGCTTCTGCACAGTAAACACTCCCATCCCCTGGACTCCAACCACACCTCTGATGTGCTCAG ATTTGTTCTAGAGCAATACAACGCCCTCTCCTGGTTGACATGCGACCCTGCAACCCAGGACCGACGCTCCTGTCTGCCCGTTCACTTTGTGGTGCTCACCCAGATGTACAACTTTATCATGAACATGCTCTGA